The Vigna radiata var. radiata cultivar VC1973A chromosome 6, Vradiata_ver6, whole genome shotgun sequence DNA segment ACGTTCTCCGTCATTGTAAAAAGAATCACAAACCCCACTCATCCTTTCACGtattattaactttaattacACTTGAACAGCAGAGAAACTAACCTCTGTTTACAGCCATGTTACGCATgtatcaaaataacaaaatttagacATTATCAGACATCTTCGTACTGTGTCTCAGCCAAAACTAAAGTTTCACCTTCATCCTTCATCATCGCATGCATAATAAAAGCATGTGGAAGACATCAAAGTGTAGAATTTTAAGGATGAAACTTAGATTGTTGAGAAAGATATTCacatttgattttatgtttatcaaGAATCGAGAGAAAATGGGGTGCGTAGAAGATCATAAGGTGACCAAAGAGCATCGAGAGGACAAGGTCTGTTATCGTCCAATCTGACCCACGGTTTACCCTTCCCACTCCAATGCAACAAACTAACCGGACCAGGGTGAAGATCCCGACACAGACCACGAAAGTTGTCTCCTCCGAGACCGTGCTGGTTCCACCTATGATCCACCGGAACAATGTTCCCCGCAAACACAAGCAAAAACGGCGGCAACGAACCCAGTTCGTATATTCTCATCCTCTTCTGAACCTCCATCCACTCTTCGATCTTCCTCGTGTAGTCCCCCACGCGCCACCGTTCCAAATCAATCACCATCACCCCCGTGTTGAAGTAACAGGCTCTCCGGTCCGCGAACGTCAGCGACAGCGAAGGGTTCGACCAGAACGTGGGCGTGAAGTAGGAGGTGAAGTTCGCGTTGCAGTATTCCGGCGCCGCCAGCACACTGTGTTCTCCCAACGGCGTGGCTGCCAGTTTGGCGATGTCGTCGACCAGCACGAGGTCGGAGTCGAGGTAGACCACGCGCTTGACGCAGCGTGGGATTAGGGTGGGGAAGTAGCTGCGCGCGTAGTTGAGGGGGCAATCGAGTGCGGCGCGGATTGAGGTGGAGATGAGGCCGGAAACGAGGTGGTCGTGGAAGGGGTAGATTTGGAAATTGAGGTAGGGGAAGGAGGTGGCGATTGTAGCGCGTAGGAGGGAGGCGTTGGAGGAGCAGACGAAGTGGAAGAAGACGTTTTGTGGGCAGGAGGAGTGTTGGAGGACGGAGAGGATCGCCGCCATTGAACCTCGGATGTATGTGGTGTCCAGCGTCATTGCCACGTGGACAGCTTGTTCGGAGCATAATAGGTTTGAATGTTGGGTGTTGGAAAGAGAAGGACATTTTGGGGAGTTGTAGAATT contains these protein-coding regions:
- the LOC106764042 gene encoding probable galacturonosyltransferase-like 1, with amino-acid sequence MMFYSNLLRNVSLLVLLFFSCVSSTNNLFTQQFKEAPQFYNSPKCPSLSNTQHSNLLCSEQAVHVAMTLDTTYIRGSMAAILSVLQHSSCPQNVFFHFVCSSNASLLRATIATSFPYLNFQIYPFHDHLVSGLISTSIRAALDCPLNYARSYFPTLIPRCVKRVVYLDSDLVLVDDIAKLAATPLGEHSVLAAPEYCNANFTSYFTPTFWSNPSLSLTFADRRACYFNTGVMVIDLERWRVGDYTRKIEEWMEVQKRMRIYELGSLPPFLLVFAGNIVPVDHRWNQHGLGGDNFRGLCRDLHPGPVSLLHWSGKGKPWVRLDDNRPCPLDALWSPYDLLRTPFSLDS